DNA from Thermodesulfatator atlanticus DSM 21156:
GAATGTCTTTTTAGTGGAAGCAGCCAATTTTATCGAAGGGGCACGGGCGCGAGCTCTTATGCGCCATGAGGCAGTAATGGTAGTTTTTGACGCCAAAAAGCGCACCCTAACCCTTAAAGGCCTTGCTAACGGCGAAATGAAAGACCTTGGCAAAGGTATGTCCATCCCAGAAGAAATAGAAATAAAGGCCGAGGGGCTTGTTGAACTCCCGGATGGGTGCTGGGGCATACTTTTTCTGGCAAACGGCGCCTCAACAGGGGGCTCGGTGGAGATTATCGATCGCGTGGCTGAAAGAAGGCTTACCTGTCGGCTGGCACGGAGCCAGTTTTTGGTGGAGGTGATCCCTGAATAACAGGGGCTACGTGCTTGCCATAACACTGGTGCTGGTGCTCGCTATTTCTTTTATGGTGGGGATGCTTTTTTGGCAACAAAAGGGCGCCCAAAGCCTTATTTATACCGCGTTGAATAGCGCTAACGAAGACTTTAAAAGGGCATCACTTATGCATATTCTCTGGCAAAAGGGCCTGGAAGACATGAAACAAACAGGATTTTTCCCGCACGAAATAGTACTTAAAATCGAAGGCTCCCCCGCTATCACCGCAAAGCTTGTGGTTTCAAGGGAAAGTTCGCGGCTCAACGTAAACAAGGCAAGCGAAGAAGAGCTCCTAAATCTTTTCCTGGAACACGGCATTTCCCGTGAGGAAGCTCACATCATGGTTGACAGCCTGCTTGACTGGCGTGATAAAGACAACCTCCACCGCTTAAACGGCGCCGAAAAGGATTATTATCTTCCCTATGGCTACTCCCCGGCAAACGGCCCTTTTAAGGACCTTTCTGAAATTGCCCTTGTACGCGGTTTTAACCCGTATCGGTTCTGGTTTACCCCGGGTATTTACCAGTGGATTACCATCTATACTGAAACAACGAAAAATGCTATTGAAGATGAAGACATAACTTTACGGGATGATAACGTCTATCGCCTTGAACTTTACCGGAAAGAAGGCGATAAATCTTTCAAATATCTAGAGATCTTTCGGTATAAAAATGGCAAAAGAAATTCTCTTTTTAATTTTACTTTTTGAGACCTTTGTAAGACTGCCAAGATCGGCTTGGGATCCGTTCCTATTTTTCGGAACGAAAAATGGGAACGGATCCCTTGTATTTTGCAAAGGTCTTTTTTAAAAGGGGGGAAATCATGCGCAGGGGCTATGTTTTTCTTATTCTTTTGATATTGCTCGCAGGTTGTCAAACAAAAAAGCCACGTGTTGCAACAGAAACCCTTCTTTCCCCTACCTTATCAGCTAAACCAAGCCTGCCCAGCGAAAAACCCAGGCCCTTAAAAGAAAAAGAGCCCCCCACAGCCAAGCCAACCCCTGAAGTGAAAAGCTTCGTAATCCTTGAGGCCCCTGAAAAAGAACCCCAAAAGATTACCAGGGTATATCGCCCGGAAATAAAAAAAGACGGCCAGATAGAGCTTTCTCTTGACATGGAAGGGGCAGATTTACTCGATTTTCTTGATCTTTTATTGAAAGAGACCCTTAAAGTGAACTACGTAGTTGATAACGCCGCGCGCGCCAAGGTGACCCTTCACATCCACGGGAGTTTCACCAGGGATCAAATCTTCAATATGCTTGGCCAGGTGCTTGCGCTTAACAACTTAAGCCTTGTGAAAGACGGAGACTTATACCGGATTTTACCCGCAAGTAAGCTCGCAGGGGTTTCAGGCGACATTTCCTTTGCCTTTCTCAGGCCCAGATATCTCAGGGTTCTCGAAATAAAAGGGCTTTTGCAGCCCCTTGTTTCCCAGGGGGCCAAAATCCTCATTGATAAAGCCACTAACACGCTCCTTGTTTTTGACAACCCGGAAAACGTTTTAAAGGTAAGCCGGGTGGTAAGCCTTCTTGACGAAGACGTGCTGGCGGATATGACCCTTGCCCTTTACAAGCCCAAAGTCCTTGATGCCGATACGCTTGCTGGCTATCTCAAATCCATTTTTCAGGCCACGCCCTGGAAGGAAAGAAGGCTTACTTCCTTTGTGGATTTTATTCCCATGAAAGAAATAAACGCCCTTCTTATTGTGGCGCGGGATGAGGGGCTCATCAAGCGAATTAAACGCTGGATTGACGAGCTTGATAAGGGTGAGCTTGCGGAAAAAGAAGTATTCATCTATCAGGTGGAAAACGGCGATGCCGAAGAGATTGCAGACATTTTGCAACAGGCCTTCTCCGGCACCACTAAAAAGTCCAATCGCAAGACTATTGTCCCTGCCCAAAAAACCAAACCAAATTCTTCAGAGGTTAGCGGAGAGGTCCGCATCATACCGGACAAAACCAACAACTTATTAGTTATCAAGGCCACGAGGCAGGACTATCTCACCATCAAGCGCCTGCTCGAACAGATAGACGTGCTCCCACGCCAGGTTGTTATCGAGATGCTCATCATGGAAATAACCCTTAACAAAGAGCTTGAGCATGGTGTGGAGTGGTTTCTGAAAAACCGCACCAAATATCAAGGGGACTTATATAACTTAGGAGCTGGTTTCGCTAAACAAGAAGGGAGAACACCAGCATTTTTTGAAAATGCTCAGCAGCTTAAAGGATTGACTTTAAGTTTATACCGCGTAGGAGATTTTGGTTCTCTTTTTAACTTATTAGAATCAATTTCCCAGATAAACATACTTTCATCTCCGGTAATTCTTGCCACAGACAACAAAGAAGCCCGCATACAAATTGGCCAGGAAGTCCCCATCATAACCCAGCAGGTTACCAACACCTCAGCTACTGAACCGAATATTACCTCTACCGTGCAATACCGAGATACCGGGATCATTCTCGACGTAAAGCCCCATATCAATTCAAGCGGCCTGGTAAAGCTAGACATTGTCCAGGAAATAAGCTCTGCTCAGAAAAATTACCTGGGGCTTGAAAACACCCCTCTTATCACCAAACGCAAGATAGAAACTTCTCTGGTAGTGAAAAACAACCAGACCATTGTGCTTGGCGGCTTGATTGACAATCGCCAGGAGTTTGCCGAAACAGGAGTCCCCCTTTTAAAAGACCTACCGTTTATCGGGCATGCTTTTAAATGGCAAAAACGCACCAGGGACCGCACGGAGCTTTTAGTGGCTATAACCCCACGGGTGGTGCGTAATTATCAGGAAGCTGAAGCGGTAATGCATGCATTTAAAGAAAAAATCAGGGCCCTTCGTGAGCGTCTTGAAAAACAAGAACTTGAGTAATTGCAAGCACAACCGCATTGAACGGGCCTTAAGAAAAGGCGTTTTGCAAAGGTCTCATAAGGGATTCACCCTACTTGAGCTGCTGGTAACCCTTCTTTTGGGTACCTTGCTGCTTCTTTTGATTTATCAGGTATTTGGCAAGGTGGCCAAAGATTTTTTGGTTTTTCAGCAAGGAAAAGACTTTGCTCTTTTTATCAAGGTAAGCGAGGGTCTACGGCGGCAGCTTGAGCACCTGGACGAAAGCCGGGTAAACATAGGCGGGCTTTCGGGAAAGCTCTTTTCCTTTCGAGGCAACACCCTGGCTTTTCTTACGAACTTTGGCCCCGGGGGCAAAATTATTGCCATCTATCACAATGCCAAAGAAGGCCTTATTTACGCAGAGCTTATTTATACGGGCAAACGTTTGTCACCCAATCTTTTAGCAGAGGCCAAAGACTTACCAAACCCGCCTATATTTTATTTGCCCGGGATGAAGATCTCTATTCTCCAGAAAACCGAGGAGGGTTTAAAAGAGCTCTCTTCCTGGCAGGGAATCCCTTCTAGGGAAGACAACTTGATTTTGAAGATTACCTCGGGAAGCCACGAACGCCTTATTCCTATTATCCCCAGACCCTGACACGTCGTTCTGCTGTAATAGTGTTCTGTAATCTGTGATCAGTGATATGTAGCTCTAAGTCTTAGAGGTTCTAGAGGTTGTAGAAGTTCTAGAAGTTATTAATGGGAGCACATTTTATCCGACAAAGAGTTATCGCGAGGCGACCTGTACGCTCGCGCGATCTTATGGGATTACTTCGCTTCGCTCGCGGTGACAATGTTCAAAATTTCATCTGTTTTGAGCTCCAAGCAATATCAATAACTAGTTAATCCTACCCCAAAACCAGGATTTAAGCCCGACGGAGTATTTTCCGAAAAGCCTTTTAGGTCAAAAAACTAAAAGGAGGCCCTTATGCCCGGATTAAGTATCTGGCGGAATCTTTCCTTAAAATGGAAAATTTTACTTCCATTTCTTGCAGGGGTATTGCTTTTTTGTGCAGTGACATTGTGGCATTTTTCACGCACCACGAGTTCTTTGATATACCAATCAGCTAAAACTCAGGTTAACGACGGTTTTGACACGCTGGAAAAACTTATAGACCAGGCTGAAACAAGCGAGATGATTTTGGTTAGCATGGTGGCCAACATGCCAGAGGTCCAGGCTGCCATGGATGCCAGAAACCGTGAAGTATTACTTGAGGCCGTCTTGCCAGTGGTTGAAAAAGCTAAGAAAGAAAGCAGGCTTCCTTTTTTCTTGCATTTTCATACCCCTGATGGCCATTCTTTTTTGCGCACCTGGAAGCCCGACAAATATGGTGATGATCTCAAAAGCTTCAGGTTTATGGTGGTTGACATTATCAAGAACCATAAGCCCCGAAGAGGGATTGAAGCCGGGCGC
Protein-coding regions in this window:
- a CDS encoding prepilin-type N-terminal cleavage/methylation domain-containing protein, which encodes MARRAAMKKGFTLLELLVVILLIGLLATLVLPRIVAFLPKGNVFLVEAANFIEGARARALMRHEAVMVVFDAKKRTLTLKGLANGEMKDLGKGMSIPEEIEIKAEGLVELPDGCWGILFLANGASTGGSVEIIDRVAERRLTCRLARSQFLVEVIPE
- a CDS encoding type II secretion system protein GspK, whose protein sequence is MLAITLVLVLAISFMVGMLFWQQKGAQSLIYTALNSANEDFKRASLMHILWQKGLEDMKQTGFFPHEIVLKIEGSPAITAKLVVSRESSRLNVNKASEEELLNLFLEHGISREEAHIMVDSLLDWRDKDNLHRLNGAEKDYYLPYGYSPANGPFKDLSEIALVRGFNPYRFWFTPGIYQWITIYTETTKNAIEDEDITLRDDNVYRLELYRKEGDKSFKYLEIFRYKNGKRNSLFNFTF
- the gspD gene encoding type II secretion system secretin GspD, whose product is MRRGYVFLILLILLAGCQTKKPRVATETLLSPTLSAKPSLPSEKPRPLKEKEPPTAKPTPEVKSFVILEAPEKEPQKITRVYRPEIKKDGQIELSLDMEGADLLDFLDLLLKETLKVNYVVDNAARAKVTLHIHGSFTRDQIFNMLGQVLALNNLSLVKDGDLYRILPASKLAGVSGDISFAFLRPRYLRVLEIKGLLQPLVSQGAKILIDKATNTLLVFDNPENVLKVSRVVSLLDEDVLADMTLALYKPKVLDADTLAGYLKSIFQATPWKERRLTSFVDFIPMKEINALLIVARDEGLIKRIKRWIDELDKGELAEKEVFIYQVENGDAEEIADILQQAFSGTTKKSNRKTIVPAQKTKPNSSEVSGEVRIIPDKTNNLLVIKATRQDYLTIKRLLEQIDVLPRQVVIEMLIMEITLNKELEHGVEWFLKNRTKYQGDLYNLGAGFAKQEGRTPAFFENAQQLKGLTLSLYRVGDFGSLFNLLESISQINILSSPVILATDNKEARIQIGQEVPIITQQVTNTSATEPNITSTVQYRDTGIILDVKPHINSSGLVKLDIVQEISSAQKNYLGLENTPLITKRKIETSLVVKNNQTIVLGGLIDNRQEFAETGVPLLKDLPFIGHAFKWQKRTRDRTELLVAITPRVVRNYQEAEAVMHAFKEKIRALRERLEKQELE
- a CDS encoding prepilin-type N-terminal cleavage/methylation domain-containing protein gives rise to the protein MSNCKHNRIERALRKGVLQRSHKGFTLLELLVTLLLGTLLLLLIYQVFGKVAKDFLVFQQGKDFALFIKVSEGLRRQLEHLDESRVNIGGLSGKLFSFRGNTLAFLTNFGPGGKIIAIYHNAKEGLIYAELIYTGKRLSPNLLAEAKDLPNPPIFYLPGMKISILQKTEEGLKELSSWQGIPSREDNLILKITSGSHERLIPIIPRP